One segment of Pempheris klunzingeri isolate RE-2024b chromosome 20, fPemKlu1.hap1, whole genome shotgun sequence DNA contains the following:
- the grnb gene encoding granulin b — protein MMTVQMGILFLALLLGLSTALVCPDGGMCEDKNTCCKNTVGGYGCCPLPRAECCSDHLHCCYEGTVCDLLHAKCVNKTVSLPWMTRVPTREALLTPQPGEEVKAVICPDQESECPDDTTCCQLLDGSWGCCPLVKAVCCEDKLHCCPEGTKCDIAHSRCVSASLESFPMLEKLPARRRDRSPATTVTSVTCPGGRSSCPDSYTCCLLTSGDYGCCPYPEAMCCSDHLHCCPSNTICDLVHGVCKSGETHVPLLKKISAVPTDVECPDKKSACPDQTTCCQMTNGTYGCCPMPDAVCCSDHVHCCPSGTECDLTHSACVSAHRRTAMAVKIPAAAVRTLVAVQSKAGAVPCNDSVACADGSTCCKSSEGEWACCPLPKAVCCEDHLHCCPHATVCNLAASTCDDPTGSAVTPWLSKVPAFPLLTENSKCDKSTSCPGKSTCCKTESGDWACCPLPQAVCCEDHVHCCPHATVCNLETETCDDPSGFLPPLPMVAKESALKSEVRDEKCDKQTMCPGGTTCCKKGSGQWACCPLPQAVCCNDHEHCCPKGYKCNVAEQTCDKPGQLSLPWLQKMPALQKEPSRGVSSSTRPARNMCDAQTSCPKDTTCCFMGETQKWGCCPLPEAVCCGDGNHCCPRGHTCEPHRSSCSKGPRVVPWFTKLSAVTEPGAVTDVKCDNKSSCASGTTCCKLQTGEWGCCPLVKAVCCADHEHCCPQGYTCNMQTGTCEKQASHEAPARTLPQSRVVKSEPRGAEDEADVVPCDGTGEFHCPKQSTCCRVSAAEWACCPSPGAVCCSDSQHCCPAGYSCDLQAGGCSLHGQLTWDAWFVDRKKDSVQHGL, from the exons ATGATG ACGGTGCAGATGGGGATCCTGTTTCTGGCTCTGCTTCTGGGCCTGAGCACAGCGCTGGTCTGTCCTGATGGAGGCATGTGTGAGGACAAAAACACCTGCTGCAAGAACACCGTGGGAGGATACGGCTGCTGTCCACTGCCACGC GCCGAGTGTTGTTCAGACCACCTCCACTGCTGCTACGAGGGGACTGTTTGCGATCTCCTCCACGCCAAATGTGTTAATAAGACCGTTTCCCTGCCCTGGATGACACGAGTCCCCACCAGAGAGGCCCTGCTCACCCCTCAG CCCGGAGAGGAAGTAAAAGCAGTCATTTGTCCGGACCAGGAGTCTGAGTGTCCGGACGACACCACTTGCTGCCAGCTTCTTGACGGCTCCTGGGGCTGCTGTCCATTAGTCAAG GCGGTGTGTTGTGAGGATAAGCTCCACTGTTGCCCAGAGGGAACAAAGTGTGATATTGCTCACTCAAGATGTGTGTCTGCCTCGCTGGAGTCCTTTCCCATGCTGGAGAAACTGCCGGCCAGAAGGAGGGACAGGAGTCCAG CGACTACAGTCACTTCAGTGACGTGTCCTGGTGGAAGAAGCAGCTGCCCAGATAGTTATACATGTTGCCTGCTAACTAGTGGGGACTACGGCTGCTGTCCTTACCCAGAG GCCATGTGCTGCAGCGATCATCTCCACTGTTGCCCCAGCAACACAATATGTGACCTGGTGCATGGGGTCTGCAAGTCTGGTGAGACACATGTGCCTCTGCTGAAGAAGATCTCCGCTGTACCCACTGACG TTGAGTGTCCTGACAAGAAATCGGCGTGTCCTGACCAGACGACGTGCTGCCAGATGACCAACGGCACATACGGCTGCTGTCCCATGCCTGAT GCCGTCTGTTGTTCAGATCACGTCCACTGTTGTCCTTCGGGCACCGAGTGCGACCTGACGCACAGCGCCTGTGTCTCCGCCCACCGACGCACCGCCATGGCCGTTAAGATCCCCGCCGCTGCCGTGAGGACGCTGGTAGCTGTTCAGAGCAAAG CCGGTGCGGTTCCCTGCAACGACTCTGTGGCCTGCGCTGACGGAAGCACCTGCTGTAAATCGTCGGAGGGAGAATGGGCCTGTTGTCCGCTGCCAAAG GCCGTGTGCTGTGAGGACCACCTGCACTGCTGTCCCCACGCCACCGTTTGTAACCTGGCAGCCTCCACATGCGACGATCCCACAGGCAGCGCCGTGACGCCCTGGCTTAGCAAAGTGCCCGCCTTCCCTTTACTGACCGAAAACAGCAAGTGTGACAAATCCACGTCGTGTCCCGGAAAATCCACCTGCTGCAAGACTGAAAGTGGAGACTGGGCCTGCTGTCCTCTGCCTCAG GCTGTGTGCTGCGAGGACCACGTCCACTGCTGCCCCCACGCCACAGTCTGCAACCTGGAGACTGAAACCTGTGACGACCCGTCTGGTTTCTTGCCGCCGCTCCCCATGGTGGCGAAGGAGTCGGCGCTGAAATCAGAGGTGCGGGATGAGAAATGCGACAAGCAGACGATGTGTCCCGGAGGAACCACCTGCTGTAAGAAAGGCTCCGGACAGTGGGCCTGCTGCCCCTTACCTCAG GCCGTGTGCTGCAACGATCACGAGCACTGCTGCCCCAAAGGCTACAAATGTAACGTGGCTGAGCAGACGTGTGACAAGCCCGGCCAGCTCAGCCTGCCCTGGCTGCAGAAGATGCCGGCCCTGCAGAAGGAGCCCAGTCGGGGTGTTTCCAGTTCAACTCGGCCGGCCAGGAACATGTGTGACGCCCAAACCAGCTGCCCCAAGGATACAACCTGCTGCTTCATGGGCGAGACCCAGAAATGGGGCTGCTGCCCTCTTCCAGAG GCGGTCTGCTGTGGTGATGGAAACCACTGCTGCCCCAGAGGTCACACCTGTGAACCTCACCGGTCCTCCTGCTCAAAGGGCCCCCGCGTCGTACCCTGGTTCACCAAACTGAGCGCCGTGACCGAGCCGGGCGCCGTGACGGACGTTAAATGTGACAACAAGAGCAGCTGCGCTTCGGGGACGACGTGCTGCAAGCTGCAGACAGGAGAGTGGGGCTGCTGCCCTCTGGTCAAG gcCGTTTGCTGTGCAGACCACGAGCACTGCTGCCCTCAGGGCTACACCTGCAACATGCAGACCGGAACATGTGAGAAGCAGGCGAGCCACGAGGCGCCTGCCCGCACCCTCCCCCAGAGCCGGGTGGTGAAGTCCGAGCCGAGGGGCGCCGAGGACGAGGCGGACGTCGTACCATGTGACGGCACGGGGGAGTTTCACTGCCCCAAGCAGAGCACATGCTGTAGGGTCTCGGCCGCAGAGTGGGCCTGCTGCCCCTCACCCGGG GCCGTCTGCTGCTCGGACTCTCAGCACTGCTGCCCTGCTGGATACTCCTGCGACCTGCAGGCCGGAGGCTGCAGCCTGCACGGTCAGCTCACCTGGGACGCTTGGTTTGTGGACAGGAAGAAAGACTCTGTCCAGCACGGACTCTAA